A stretch of Mobula birostris isolate sMobBir1 chromosome 30, sMobBir1.hap1, whole genome shotgun sequence DNA encodes these proteins:
- the LOC140190421 gene encoding gap junction alpha-4 protein-like, which yields MGDWSFLEKLLDEVQEHSTVIGKIWLTVLFIFRILILGTAAEYVWGDEQSDFNCNTAQPGCENVCYDKAFPISHVRYWVLQILFVSTPTLIYLGHVLHISRKEEKLKQKEEALRSQPSKDSQTDLIVKEIERKKQKYGIDESGKIKIKGALMCTYTLSIVSKMIFELSFCFGQWYLYGFVMPAVYVCVRPPCPHIVDCFISRPTEKSIFILFMFAVSLMSLLLNLLEILQLIGKCIIKNVQTNSYKQIYVKPSDFPGSAYMEKESLPVDYMYTAVEGNHGHYQSCNKSSSEQNWTNYTTEQRLADQKFNSMPYNLLRKIPDKTDQTTIQPPRPISPASSQSSRRRQDDVTI from the coding sequence ATGGGAGACTGGAGTTTCTTGGAAAAACTCCTCGATGAAGTACAGGAACATTCAACTGTGATTGGTAAAATCTGGCTCACCGTTCTCTTCATCTTTCGGATTCTCATTCTGGGCACGGCTGCAGAGTACGTCTGGGGCGATGAGCAGTCAGATTTTAATTGCAACACAGCGCAGCCAGGTTGTGAGAATGTCTGCTATGACAAGGCTTTTCCAATCTCTCACGTCCGCTACTGGGTGCTGCAGATCCTCTTTGTGTCAACACCGACACTTATCTACTTAGGCCATGTGTTGCACATATCGAGGAAAGAGGAGAAGCTCAAACAGAAAGAAGAAGCATTGCGGTCCCAGCCTAGCAAAGACAGCCAAACTGACCTCATTGTCAAAGAGATTGAAAGAAAGAAGCAGAAGTATGGCATTGACGAGTCAGGAAAAATCAAAATCAAAGGAGCACTAATGTGCACCTACACACTAAGTATCGTCTCCAAAATGATATTTGAACTGAGCTTTTGCTTTGGGCAGTGGTACTTATATGGCTTCGTAATGCCTGCAGTTTATGTTTGTGTTCGACCACCCTGCCCACATATAGTGGATTGTTTCATATCTCGTCCTACAGAGAAGtccattttcattttatttatgtTTGCTGTATCACTGATGTCGCTCCTGCTAAACCTTCTGGAAATACTCCAACTCATTGGCAAGTGTATTATCAAAAATGTTCAGACCAACTCCTATAAACAGATCTATGTAAAACCTTCTGACTTTCCAGGGAGTGCCTATATGGAAAAGGAATCATTGCCTGTGGACTACATGTACACAGCTGTAGAAGGGAATCATGGACATTACCAGAGTTGCAATAAGTCCTCCTCTGAGCAGAACTGGACAAACTACACTACAGAACAAAGACTGGCAGACCAAAAGTTTAATAGCATGCCATATAACCTTTTGAGGAAGATCCCTGACAAAACAGACCAAACCACAATTCAGCCACCCAGGCCTATTAGCCCGGCCAGCAGCCAAAGCAGTAGACGACGGCAAGATGATGTCACAATCTGA